The Glycine soja cultivar W05 chromosome 8, ASM419377v2, whole genome shotgun sequence genome has a window encoding:
- the LOC114421496 gene encoding SAL1 phosphatase-like: protein MGTQTTLWCRARTTISVGGDWKLFESRIRKKGTTVSTSRSRSCFCSSPLTLIVSSMPYEKEFAAAKKAATLAARLCKKVQKALLQSDVHSKSDKSPVTVADYGSQALVSFILERELPSEPFSLVAEEDSGDLRKESGQDTLKRITELVNDTLASEGSNSFSTLTTDDVLAAIDGGKSEGGSVGRHWVLDPIDGTKGFVRGDQYAIALALLDEGKVVLGVLACPNLPLASIGSNQQLSSSNEVGCLFFAKVGDGTYMQALGGSTQTRVHVCDIDNPEEASFFESFEAAHSSHDLSSSIAEKLGVKAPPVRIDSQAKYGALSRGDGAIYLRFPHKGYREKIWDHAAGSIVVTEAGGIAMDAAGNPLDFSKGKFLDVVSGIIVTNQKLKASLLRAVKEALNEKVSSL from the exons atgGGTACTCAAACAACACTTTGGTGTAGAGCAAGAACTACTATAAGTGTAGGAGGTGATTGGAAGTTGTTCGAATCCAGAATCCGAAAAAAGGGCACCACCGTGTCAACAAGTAGAAGCAGAAGCTGTTTTTGTTCTTCGCCGCTGACACTAATCGTTTCTTCAATGCCTTACGAGAAGGAATTCGCCGCTGCAAAAAAAGCAGCCACTCTCGCTGCTCGTCTCTGCAAG AAAGTACAGAAGGCTCTTCTGCAATCCGATGTGCACTCAAAGTCAGACAAAAGTCCTGTCACAGTGGCTGATTATG GTTCACAAGCATTGGTCAGCTTTATACTTGAGAGAGAACTTCCTTCTGAACCATTTTCATTAGTAGCTGAGGAG GATTCAGGTGATCTTCGTAAGGAGAGTGGTCAGGATACGCTGAAGCGCATTACAGAACTTGTCAATGATACCCTTGCTAGTGAAGGATCAAATAGCTTTTCTACTTTAACAACAGATGATGTGCTTGCGGCCATTGACGGTGGTAAATCTGAAGGTGGTTCAGTTGGACGGCACTGGGTTTTGGATCCGATAGATGGTACTAAAGG GTTTGTAAGAGGAGATCAATATGCTATAGCGTTAGCTTTACTAGATGAAGGCAAAGTTGTATTGGGTGTCTTGGCTTGTCCAAACCTTCCACTGGCATCCATTGGCTCCAATCAGCAGCTTTCTTCTTCAAATGAAGTTGGTTGTCTCTTCTTTGCTAAAGTTGGTGATGGAACATATATGCAAGCACTGGGTGGTTCTACACAAACTAGG GTGCATGTCTGTGATATTGATAACCCAGAGGAAGCATCATTTTTTGAATCTTTTGAAGCAGCACACTCCTCACATGACTTATCTAGCTCCATTGCAGAA AAACTCGGTGTCAAAGCACCACCAGTCAGAATTGATAGCCAAGCAAAATATGGAGCTTTGTCAAGAGGAGATGGGGCTATATATTTGCGTTTCCCTCACAAAGGATACCGTGAAAAAATATGGGATCATGCTGCTGGCAGCATTGTTGTGACTG AAGCTGGAGGTATCGCCATGGATGCTGCGGGGAACCCTCTGGACTTTTCAAAAGGAAAGtttcttgatgttgtatctgGTATTATCGTTACAAACCAGAAATTGAAGGCATCGCTTTTGAGAGCAGTTAAAGAAGCACTCAATGAGAAAGTTTCATCCTTGTGA